The Coleofasciculaceae cyanobacterium genome includes a window with the following:
- a CDS encoding FAD-dependent monooxygenase, producing the protein MELRWQGDLLIGADGLFSAVRKLVVPNVKPFYLGDLVWRSVVADHDFCTDGNFIVYIRGRGIYANFFDLGHGLTHWGFFMEEEDQQYNHNSSGYVPIPASELAKLPAKPRTVIESTPPEQIVTRYSYDIDPLPRLHRGRILLIGDAAHAKSPTRAKGMTSGWEDGLTLCHILVSAKSIPEALAQFEAERKPIVHEY; encoded by the coding sequence ATGGAACTTAGATGGCAAGGTGATTTGCTGATTGGTGCGGATGGTTTGTTTTCTGCTGTCAGAAAGTTAGTTGTACCAAATGTAAAACCCTTTTACTTAGGCGATCTTGTTTGGCGAAGCGTGGTTGCCGATCATGATTTTTGCACTGATGGCAATTTTATAGTTTATATCAGAGGTCGTGGTATCTATGCCAACTTCTTCGATCTCGGTCATGGTTTGACCCATTGGGGCTTTTTTATGGAAGAAGAAGACCAGCAATATAATCATAATTCTTCGGGTTACGTGCCGATTCCCGCGTCAGAGTTGGCTAAATTACCTGCAAAACCACGAACTGTAATTGAATCTACACCACCAGAACAAATAGTGACGCGCTACTCTTATGATATAGATCCTTTACCAAGACTACATCGGGGCAGGATATTATTAATTGGTGATGCGGCTCATGCTAAAAGTCCGACTCGCGCTAAGGGAATGACCTCTGGTTGGGAAGATGGTTTAACTTTATGCCATATTTTGGTTTCGGCTAAGAGTATTCCTGAAGCCTTAGCTCAATTTGAAGCCGAAAGAAAACCGATTGTTCACGAATATTAA
- a CDS encoding NAD-binding protein, with protein MPTSNTINHETNQDLFLVCGLKSLGQHCVAVLKDYNVKVRAIDDIQPEYWEVPELLSLLDQLIIGDCRQASVLEQAGIGECRSILLVTENERINIEAAFVARRINPQVRLIVSSDQQNFNQLLSENLGNFVAFEPNHLSAHAFALTALRSEAIGYFTLEGQLLRVIEHQVKPKDSWCNDKPVYRLNLTTRCILSHIPVDSHTPPQFYNWNPEAIVQIGDTLIYLEVVRELALSEPSFIKSPKGLASRHDRAWQWQFWQSITPNKLWQKTVRFWQDHYQSQNQIRRIATIYAVTVFTLWIFGIFIYRFYYPGITFSEAFYATAVLLLGGYGDLFGGVKFTSALQSSDYMPWWLRLFSLGLTLIGQAFVGVLYALLTSALVTSRFQFFDSAPPIPQRNHVVLVSLNSLGQRVAAILQELNQPLVGLNISTQERQALPNIPLVEGNVTEALVKANLANAKSILLLGDDHLENLEIGLMAQAIAPAIPLIIRTQDRQFNDSVASLFVDAKVLCDAVLSAEVFACAAFGENVLSFFHLSERIVMVTEYNIEAGDTLNGLLLSEFAHGYGVVPILYQQYRQHHYLMPWKDVELQVGDRLIVLATSNGLQQIEWGEMLPRFWQVQIDRALTENATAKGIEKIMEIAQCNYTEARQWLNNLPIVLPKSFYQYQAQHLVRELKKAGIIASLISLKPSD; from the coding sequence ATGCCTACTTCTAACACCATTAATCACGAAACTAACCAAGATCTTTTCTTAGTATGCGGTCTGAAAAGTTTAGGGCAACACTGTGTTGCAGTTCTTAAAGATTACAATGTCAAAGTTCGTGCTATTGATGATATACAACCCGAATATTGGGAAGTTCCCGAATTACTTAGCTTACTAGACCAATTAATCATCGGAGATTGTCGTCAAGCAAGCGTTTTAGAGCAAGCTGGAATCGGAGAGTGTCGTTCGATACTTTTGGTAACAGAGAACGAGCGAATTAATATAGAAGCTGCTTTTGTCGCACGGCGTATTAATCCGCAGGTTCGTCTAATTGTAAGTTCTGACCAACAAAATTTTAACCAACTGCTGTCTGAAAATTTGGGCAATTTTGTCGCTTTTGAGCCTAACCATCTCTCGGCTCATGCTTTTGCTTTGACAGCGCTAAGATCTGAAGCTATTGGCTATTTTACTTTAGAAGGGCAACTATTACGAGTCATTGAACATCAAGTAAAACCAAAGGATAGTTGGTGTAATGATAAACCAGTATACAGACTCAATCTTACAACTCGCTGCATCTTGAGTCATATCCCGGTTGACTCTCACACACCGCCGCAATTTTATAACTGGAATCCAGAAGCCATAGTACAAATAGGAGACACTCTAATTTATCTTGAAGTTGTGCGCGAACTGGCTTTATCCGAGCCATCTTTCATCAAGAGCCCTAAAGGATTAGCTTCGCGTCACGATCGCGCTTGGCAATGGCAATTTTGGCAAAGCATTACACCAAATAAGCTCTGGCAGAAAACAGTCCGATTTTGGCAAGATCACTACCAAAGCCAAAATCAAATTCGGCGAATTGCTACTATCTATGCAGTTACTGTCTTCACCCTGTGGATTTTTGGGATATTTATTTACCGTTTTTATTATCCTGGCATTACTTTCTCTGAAGCTTTCTATGCAACAGCCGTTTTGCTCTTGGGAGGATACGGAGATTTATTTGGCGGGGTTAAATTTACCTCTGCGCTACAATCTTCTGACTATATGCCCTGGTGGCTGCGGTTGTTTAGCCTGGGCTTAACCTTGATCGGTCAAGCTTTTGTCGGAGTATTATATGCCTTGCTGACTAGTGCTTTGGTCACTTCTAGATTCCAGTTTTTTGATTCTGCTCCTCCAATACCACAACGCAACCATGTAGTACTCGTTAGCTTGAATAGTTTGGGGCAAAGAGTAGCAGCTATTTTGCAAGAACTTAACCAGCCGTTAGTGGGACTTAATATTAGCACACAGGAACGACAGGCTTTACCTAACATACCCCTAGTTGAAGGTAATGTCACCGAAGCACTCGTTAAGGCAAATCTTGCCAATGCTAAAAGCATCCTGTTACTTGGGGATGATCATCTAGAAAATCTCGAAATTGGCTTGATGGCTCAGGCGATCGCTCCCGCAATTCCCTTAATTATTCGTACTCAAGATCGCCAATTTAATGATAGTGTAGCTTCTTTGTTTGTTGATGCTAAAGTCTTGTGTGATGCGGTTTTATCAGCGGAAGTCTTTGCTTGTGCTGCTTTTGGCGAAAACGTTCTTAGCTTCTTTCACTTAAGCGAGCGCATTGTGATGGTAACGGAATATAACATCGAAGCAGGTGATACTCTCAATGGATTACTTCTATCTGAGTTCGCTCATGGCTATGGTGTCGTGCCGATTCTTTATCAACAATATCGACAACACCATTACTTGATGCCTTGGAAAGATGTAGAGCTTCAGGTTGGCGATCGCTTAATCGTATTAGCTACAAGTAATGGTTTACAGCAAATTGAATGGGGTGAAATGCTACCTCGTTTTTGGCAGGTACAAATAGATCGAGCTTTGACTGAAAATGCTACTGCCAAGGGTATAGAGAAAATCATGGAGATCGCGCAATGTAATTATACTGAGGCTCGGCAATGGCTGAATAATCTGCCCATAGTCTTACCAAAATCGTTTTATCAATACCAAGCTCAACATTTGGTACGCGAGCTAAAAAAAGCAGGAATTATAGCAAGTTTAATCTCCCTTAAGCCTTCTGATTAG
- a CDS encoding helix-turn-helix transcriptional regulator, with product MAQGLTNNNIAQELWISKNTVKQALKRMFIKLEVHSRTEMVFKIKELLNH from the coding sequence GTGGCGCAAGGTTTGACCAATAATAATATTGCTCAAGAGTTATGGATTAGCAAAAATACGGTTAAACAAGCTCTTAAACGAATGTTTATTAAGTTAGAAGTTCATTCTCGAACAGAAATGGTGTTCAAAATTAAAGAGCTTTTAAACCACTAG
- a CDS encoding biotin transporter BioY, which produces MSNLKESPKPNSDITDYEWGVTPHPVKATIDRLQQLLQQKQDKLENLQKENQWLRNQLDLTLDKPNRPHVPPVPEVLLWAAIGVILTTGGTFIPAYTIAAPWSWWGNGFGVQTLGVSYQVGAVLLTACLGGKNAALISQTAYVLLGISGLPIFDRGGGLDYLQQPHFGYLIGFILGAWLCGWLSFQTLVKFSTLVASCLAGLIVIHLIGIIYLTVMYYTTGLEEEINSLIQAIAIYSIHPLPGQLAVVCAVSLVAFVMRKMMFT; this is translated from the coding sequence ATGTCCAACCTAAAAGAATCGCCCAAACCTAATTCTGATATTACCGACTATGAATGGGGAGTTACCCCTCACCCAGTTAAAGCAACTATTGATCGCCTACAGCAGCTACTCCAACAAAAGCAGGATAAATTAGAGAACTTACAAAAAGAAAACCAGTGGTTACGAAATCAGCTTGATTTGACTTTAGACAAACCCAATCGTCCTCACGTACCACCTGTACCAGAAGTCTTACTTTGGGCTGCTATTGGCGTAATTTTGACTACTGGTGGTACTTTTATTCCAGCTTATACTATTGCTGCTCCTTGGTCATGGTGGGGAAATGGATTTGGGGTTCAAACTTTGGGAGTTAGCTATCAGGTAGGTGCAGTATTGCTTACCGCTTGCTTGGGTGGCAAAAATGCTGCTTTGATCTCGCAAACTGCTTATGTTTTGTTAGGTATATCAGGATTGCCTATCTTCGATCGCGGTGGTGGTTTAGATTATCTCCAACAACCCCACTTTGGTTATCTAATTGGGTTTATTTTAGGTGCTTGGCTGTGTGGCTGGCTGTCCTTCCAAACACTGGTAAAGTTTTCAACTTTAGTTGCTAGCTGTTTGGCTGGGCTGATTGTAATTCATCTAATAGGTATTATTTATCTTACGGTGATGTATTACACAACTGGTTTGGAAGAAGAAATTAATTCTCTCATCCAGGCGATCGCTATTTATTCAATTCATCCCCTTCCAGGACAATTGGCGGTAGTTTGTGCCGTAAGTTTAGTTGCTTTTGTGATGCGAAAAATGATGTTTACTTAA
- a CDS encoding N-acetyltransferase family protein — MNIRDAVAADLTAIVDIYNQSISGRLATADIEPVSVDDKLNWYHNHSPNRPLWVAGEQNQMLGWLSFQNFYGRPAYLHTAEISIYVATAYHHQGIGSQLLQQAIAQSPQLRLTTLLGFVFAHNQPSLNLFSSNGFNQWGYLPNIAELDGIEKSLVILGRKIDS, encoded by the coding sequence ATGAATATTCGTGATGCTGTAGCAGCAGATTTAACTGCAATTGTCGATATCTATAATCAAAGTATTTCTGGTCGTCTGGCAACTGCGGATATCGAACCTGTCAGTGTTGACGATAAACTAAATTGGTATCATAATCATTCTCCCAATCGTCCCCTGTGGGTAGCAGGTGAACAAAATCAGATGCTAGGCTGGCTTAGTTTTCAAAATTTTTATGGTCGTCCCGCATATCTGCATACCGCCGAAATTAGTATTTATGTGGCAACAGCATATCATCATCAGGGTATTGGTAGTCAGCTTTTACAACAGGCGATCGCTCAGAGTCCTCAACTACGGCTCACCACCCTGCTAGGCTTTGTTTTCGCTCACAATCAACCTAGCCTTAACCTCTTTTCAAGCAATGGTTTTAACCAGTGGGGTTATCTACCAAATATTGCTGAACTTGATGGAATAGAGAAAAGCTTAGTAATTTTAGGGCGTAAGATCGACAGCTAA
- a CDS encoding glycoside hydrolase family 10 protein produces the protein MKERIAKTFDIYANKLVQFSQTKGRLSWWIFLFILALTLVSITPLPGHSQLLTIKPPADQICQLDTPREIRGVWLTNVDSDVLFETAKTAEAIALLAESNFNTVYPTVWNWGYTLYPSKVSEAFTGLALDPTEGLQERDILAEIITAGHKQGMSVIPWFEFGFMAPADSELAKRHSQWLTEREDGSTIWWEGDIHQRVWLNPLRPDVQKFMTDLIVEIVSNYDIDGIQLDDHFGYPSEFGYDEYTVELYQQEHQGQLPPSDPQDADWVRWRADKITAYVETLFHEIKQHNPQAIVSLSPNPQDFSLNSFLLDWHQWERKGLIEELIVQIYRDRNDSFRQELEQPEILAAKEHIPVGIGVLSGLKGRPILWHKIYQQVKIAREREFAGISFFFYESLWNLATESPQRRQAALKNLFHHQAQRPNLSDCKFFSQQ, from the coding sequence ATGAAAGAACGCATTGCCAAAACATTTGATATCTACGCCAATAAATTGGTTCAGTTTAGCCAAACAAAAGGTCGTCTATCTTGGTGGATTTTTCTGTTTATTTTGGCACTTACCTTAGTGTCAATTACCCCGCTTCCCGGTCATTCCCAGCTATTGACAATTAAGCCTCCTGCCGACCAAATTTGCCAGCTCGATACGCCTAGAGAAATACGGGGAGTATGGCTGACTAATGTAGATAGTGATGTTCTGTTTGAAACAGCTAAAACCGCCGAGGCGATCGCACTGTTAGCTGAATCTAATTTTAATACAGTTTATCCGACAGTCTGGAACTGGGGCTATACTCTTTATCCTTCCAAAGTGTCCGAAGCGTTTACTGGATTAGCTCTTGACCCCACTGAAGGACTACAGGAACGAGATATCTTAGCAGAAATTATCACCGCAGGACATAAGCAAGGAATGAGCGTAATTCCTTGGTTTGAGTTTGGCTTTATGGCTCCTGCTGATTCAGAATTAGCTAAACGCCATTCCCAGTGGCTGACTGAAAGAGAAGATGGCAGCACTATTTGGTGGGAAGGAGATATACATCAACGGGTGTGGTTAAATCCCCTGCGCCCTGATGTGCAAAAATTTATGACGGATTTAATTGTCGAGATAGTCAGTAACTACGATATCGACGGCATTCAGCTAGACGACCATTTTGGCTATCCCTCAGAATTTGGCTACGATGAATATACGGTCGAGCTATATCAACAAGAGCATCAGGGTCAACTACCGCCATCAGACCCTCAAGATGCAGATTGGGTGCGCTGGCGTGCTGATAAAATTACGGCTTATGTTGAAACACTGTTTCATGAGATTAAACAGCATAACCCTCAAGCAATTGTTTCCCTGTCTCCCAACCCCCAGGATTTTTCCCTCAACTCCTTCTTGCTTGATTGGCACCAGTGGGAGCGAAAAGGCTTGATTGAAGAACTAATTGTCCAGATATATCGCGATCGCAACGACAGCTTTAGACAAGAATTAGAACAGCCTGAAATCTTAGCAGCCAAGGAGCATATTCCCGTAGGTATCGGTGTTTTGTCGGGTTTAAAAGGTCGCCCCATACTGTGGCATAAAATTTATCAGCAGGTTAAAATCGCTCGCGAGCGTGAGTTTGCTGGAATATCTTTTTTCTTCTATGAAAGTCTTTGGAATTTAGCAACCGAATCTCCCCAAAGAAGACAGGCTGCTCTTAAAAATTTATTTCACCATCAAGCGCAACGACCCAATTTATCTGACTGCAAATTCTTTTCTCAGCAATGA
- a CDS encoding DJ-1/PfpI family protein, giving the protein MGKSLKPVISNEGLILTPTVDFDNCPQLDVICVPGGGMGQVEIMQDEVTLEFLQRQAREAQYITSVCTGSMILAAAGLLQGYQATCHWAFRDRLKMLGVEVIPQRVVIDRNTNYRRRSYFGN; this is encoded by the coding sequence ATTGGCAAGTCACTAAAACCTGTAATAAGTAATGAAGGTTTAATCCTAACTCCCACAGTAGATTTTGATAATTGTCCTCAACTAGATGTAATTTGTGTCCCTGGCGGAGGTATGGGACAAGTTGAGATAATGCAAGATGAAGTAACTTTAGAATTTTTACAACGTCAGGCTAGAGAAGCTCAATATATTACTAGCGTCTGTACAGGTTCAATGATTTTGGCTGCTGCGGGGTTGTTACAGGGTTATCAAGCAACTTGTCATTGGGCATTTCGAGATCGGCTAAAGATGTTGGGGGTAGAAGTTATTCCTCAAAGAGTTGTAATCGACAGGAACACAAATTACAGGCGCAGGAGTTACTTCGGGAATTGA
- a CDS encoding cyclic nucleotide-binding domain-containing protein has protein sequence MDSKLKYLTTEDYNILLEKAQVATYKQHEVILKEGRLSQAIYLVRKGMVRVERAASGRDVAIAFLEPGEVFGELSFLEEVPTNAAVIAQDNVEVCVLDQQNLYSLLTSVPGLSDRFYQSLAHNLSSRLRQTSSLVAHLMRRVRIAPTYDTQRTGQEGQDAIPPELIGETELFKKNIYSIEQAIRGKELSETEAQEQINKICNMLISSLREQIIQEPKIQKAIGTYLFRETFPFYMLSSFFDRSFRRPGGYVSDSYITEILSQNEPEGDGHLGIYLDRWIRSLPTCLALKNRGGIITETIKQLTKHWSANNPMPVTSIASGTASEIMDLYFQTSPPNVHVTCIDFNHQDLSSAANVAHKWGFRDHLTFIQDNFFLLAEGYSHIDIPPQQMIYSVSMANYLRDREFIGILDWIYDRLLPNGTVILGNLHAANPDRVLLEHILEWHSIYRFAEDLEKLFSHSKFRSLPVQIQSDEYGVELFVVCTKTWQQE, from the coding sequence ATGGATAGTAAATTAAAGTATTTAACTACTGAAGACTATAATATTTTATTAGAAAAAGCCCAGGTGGCAACCTATAAACAGCATGAAGTAATTTTAAAAGAAGGTCGTTTATCTCAGGCAATATATCTAGTACGCAAAGGCATGGTCAGAGTCGAAAGGGCAGCCTCGGGTCGAGATGTGGCGATCGCTTTTTTGGAGCCTGGAGAAGTTTTTGGTGAATTGTCTTTTTTGGAAGAAGTTCCGACTAATGCTGCGGTAATTGCTCAAGACAATGTAGAAGTATGCGTGTTAGACCAACAAAATCTTTATTCGTTGCTAACTTCTGTACCTGGTTTATCAGATCGTTTTTATCAGTCTTTGGCACACAATCTTTCTAGTCGTTTACGTCAGACTTCTTCTTTAGTAGCTCATTTGATGCGACGGGTGCGCATTGCGCCCACGTATGACACCCAGCGTACAGGACAAGAAGGACAAGATGCTATTCCGCCTGAATTAATCGGCGAAACCGAGCTGTTTAAAAAAAATATTTACAGTATTGAGCAGGCAATTCGCGGTAAAGAACTCAGCGAAACCGAAGCTCAAGAACAAATTAATAAAATCTGTAATATGCTGATTAGCTCTTTACGAGAGCAAATTATCCAAGAACCTAAAATTCAAAAAGCGATTGGGACTTATCTTTTCCGCGAAACGTTTCCGTTTTATATGCTCAGTAGCTTCTTTGATCGCTCTTTTCGTCGTCCAGGTGGCTATGTCAGCGATTCTTATATTACCGAAATCCTTTCCCAAAATGAGCCAGAAGGCGATGGACATCTAGGGATTTATTTAGATCGCTGGATTCGTTCTTTGCCTACCTGTTTGGCTTTAAAAAATCGTGGCGGCATAATTACCGAAACTATCAAACAGTTAACAAAACATTGGTCAGCGAATAACCCGATGCCCGTGACTAGTATTGCTAGTGGTACAGCTTCAGAAATTATGGATCTTTATTTTCAGACTTCTCCACCCAACGTTCACGTTACCTGTATTGACTTCAATCATCAAGACTTATCCTCTGCTGCCAATGTGGCTCATAAATGGGGCTTTCGAGATCATCTGACCTTTATTCAAGATAATTTCTTTTTATTAGCCGAAGGCTACAGTCACATTGATATTCCTCCCCAACAAATGATTTATAGCGTCAGTATGGCAAATTACCTGCGCGATCGCGAATTTATTGGAATCTTGGACTGGATTTATGACCGTCTTTTACCTAATGGAACAGTAATTTTGGGCAATTTACACGCTGCAAATCCCGACCGTGTTTTATTGGAACATATCCTAGAATGGCACTCAATTTATCGCTTTGCCGAAGATCTAGAAAAGTTGTTTTCTCATTCTAAATTCCGTTCTTTACCCGTTCAAATTCAGTCTGACGAATATGGAGTGGAATTATTTGTCGTCTGTACTAAAACTTGGCAACAGGAATAG
- the xth gene encoding exodeoxyribonuclease III, translating to MKVATWNVNSIRTRLQIVTNWLHQYQVDVLCLQETKVQDRDFPRSPFEDLGYNVYISGQKSYNGVALFSLNPLREVTCGFSPIVGDAGLDEQKRVISGIAGDVRIVNLYVPNGAAIASEKYEYKLNWLKMLREYLQILQTKEAKICVCGDFNIALEDKDIYTDKARDKHIMSSPGERNALNQLLKLGLRDAFRKFTTDGGHYSWWDYRSGGFTRNQGWRIDHHYLTEKLYQQATKCWIDVEPRKLAKPSDHAPVIVEF from the coding sequence TTGAAAGTAGCTACTTGGAACGTTAATTCAATTCGCACTCGCCTACAAATTGTGACAAATTGGTTACACCAATATCAGGTAGATGTGCTTTGTCTACAAGAAACTAAAGTCCAAGATCGTGACTTTCCGCGATCGCCTTTTGAAGATTTGGGTTACAACGTTTATATTTCAGGTCAAAAGTCATATAATGGCGTAGCTCTTTTTAGTTTAAATCCACTTAGGGAAGTAACCTGCGGGTTTAGTCCGATTGTAGGGGATGCAGGATTAGATGAGCAGAAACGGGTAATTAGCGGGATTGCTGGCGACGTGAGGATTGTTAATCTTTATGTGCCTAACGGAGCGGCGATCGCTAGTGAAAAATATGAATACAAGCTTAACTGGCTTAAAATGCTGCGAGAATACCTGCAAATTCTACAAACAAAAGAAGCAAAAATATGCGTCTGCGGTGACTTTAACATTGCTCTAGAAGATAAAGATATTTACACTGATAAGGCCAGAGATAAACACATTATGTCTTCTCCTGGAGAAAGAAATGCTCTAAATCAGCTATTAAAACTTGGTTTGCGAGATGCTTTTCGTAAATTTACCACCGACGGAGGACACTATAGCTGGTGGGATTATCGCTCTGGCGGTTTTACGCGTAACCAAGGCTGGCGAATCGACCATCATTATCTGACAGAAAAACTTTACCAACAAGCAACTAAATGCTGGATTGATGTCGAACCTAGAAAGTTAGCAAAACCTAGCGATCATGCTCCTGTAATTGTAGAATTTTAA
- a CDS encoding gamma-glutamylcyclotransferase family protein: MKSQLSTLDVFVYGTLKPGEANYSAYCGAKVVSQIPVYTRGDLYALPIGYPAMSQGENQVHGVVLRFNDFSILASLDRLEDYHEQRTPELNEYYRQLASVYNYSDRLIGQAWAYYMAIARIKQHQGKKITSGCWTGSLNISLNSSQF; this comes from the coding sequence ATGAAATCTCAGTTATCAACCCTTGATGTTTTTGTTTATGGCACTCTCAAGCCAGGAGAAGCTAATTATTCGGCTTACTGTGGCGCAAAAGTAGTATCTCAAATACCTGTTTATACCAGGGGAGATTTATATGCCTTACCGATAGGCTATCCTGCCATGAGCCAGGGAGAAAACCAAGTTCACGGAGTTGTTTTAAGGTTTAACGATTTCAGCATTTTAGCTAGTTTAGATCGACTTGAAGATTATCATGAACAACGAACCCCCGAGCTAAATGAATATTATCGACAGTTAGCTTCAGTTTATAATTACAGCGATCGCTTAATTGGTCAAGCCTGGGCATACTATATGGCGATCGCTAGAATTAAACAACATCAAGGAAAGAAAATTACTTCAGGTTGTTGGACTGGTTCACTAAATATTTCTTTAAATTCAAGTCAATTTTAG
- a CDS encoding low temperature requirement protein A produces MTRAIFQPPKLRREECEDGERRATWLELFFDLIFVVAIAQLAHNFNEDFNFMGLVKLGILFIPVWWCWIGATFYDTRFNNDGLVDRLITLSQMAIAASMAANIHHGLDSSSVGFALSYISFRGVLICQYLHAGYHVPQARPLTSWYAIGFTISIVFWLASIFVPIPWRFMLWGIGLIVDFATPLTAGKRVVKVPPNMAHTTERIGLFTIIVLGESIVAVVGGVSEIGWTPISIAIALLGLSIAFSFWWMYFDTVEESPLQAMRKGDMVVALTWLYSHLPLAVGLTATGVGVEKMIQGLGHDSAMGEKVLFCLAVALCLLILSNLHWTTCELGRTKCKRILTFYRLGAAAFVLILALASSVLSSLVIITLVAFACMIQIVLDIFNTCS; encoded by the coding sequence ATGACGAGAGCCATATTTCAACCACCAAAATTACGTCGAGAAGAATGTGAGGACGGTGAACGTAGGGCAACCTGGTTAGAGTTATTTTTCGATTTAATCTTCGTAGTAGCGATCGCGCAGTTAGCCCATAATTTTAACGAAGACTTTAACTTTATGGGTCTAGTCAAACTGGGAATTTTGTTTATCCCTGTATGGTGGTGTTGGATTGGCGCAACCTTTTACGATACTCGTTTTAATAACGATGGTTTGGTAGATCGTTTGATTACGTTGAGCCAAATGGCGATCGCAGCAAGTATGGCAGCCAATATTCATCATGGATTAGACAGTTCTTCGGTGGGCTTTGCCCTTAGCTACATCTCATTTCGCGGTGTGTTGATCTGTCAATATCTTCATGCGGGATATCATGTACCCCAAGCAAGACCTTTAACTAGTTGGTATGCGATTGGTTTTACGATCAGCATTGTCTTTTGGTTAGCTTCGATATTTGTTCCTATTCCCTGGCGTTTTATGTTGTGGGGTATCGGGTTAATTGTTGATTTTGCTACTCCTTTAACAGCAGGGAAGCGAGTAGTTAAAGTTCCACCCAATATGGCTCATACTACCGAAAGAATTGGGCTGTTTACAATTATTGTTTTAGGTGAATCGATTGTTGCCGTAGTAGGCGGGGTATCGGAGATCGGATGGACTCCAATTTCCATCGCGATCGCTTTATTAGGCTTATCTATCGCCTTCAGCTTTTGGTGGATGTATTTCGACACTGTAGAGGAATCTCCCCTCCAGGCGATGAGAAAAGGGGATATGGTGGTTGCTCTCACCTGGCTTTACTCTCACTTACCTTTGGCTGTTGGTTTGACTGCCACAGGAGTTGGAGTAGAAAAAATGATTCAGGGCTTAGGACATGATTCGGCTATGGGTGAAAAAGTCTTGTTTTGTTTAGCAGTGGCTTTATGTCTTTTGATTCTTTCTAATCTGCATTGGACAACTTGCGAACTAGGACGAACTAAATGCAAAAGAATTTTGACCTTTTATCGTTTGGGTGCAGCAGCTTTTGTTTTAATTTTAGCTCTTGCTAGTAGTGTTCTATCTTCCTTAGTAATTATTACCTTAGTGGCATTTGCCTGTATGATTCAAATCGTTTTAGATATTTTTAATACTTGTTCTTAG
- a CDS encoding DUF1816 domain-containing protein → MSLTTKLLKIIGLKKSSKLPYWLKISTKVPQCVYYFGPFESFSEAKTSQPGYIEDLLEENAQGIHIELEQRSQPENLTIYEDDIF, encoded by the coding sequence ATGTCTTTGACCACAAAATTATTAAAGATAATCGGTTTAAAAAAATCCTCGAAGCTACCTTACTGGCTGAAAATAAGTACCAAAGTTCCACAGTGCGTTTACTATTTCGGCCCTTTTGAGAGTTTTTCAGAAGCAAAGACATCGCAGCCTGGCTATATCGAAGATTTGCTAGAGGAGAATGCTCAGGGCATACACATTGAATTAGAACAGCGATCGCAGCCAGAAAACCTGACTATTTATGAAGATGATATTTTCTAG